From Haliotis asinina isolate JCU_RB_2024 chromosome 8, JCU_Hal_asi_v2, whole genome shotgun sequence, a single genomic window includes:
- the LOC137295116 gene encoding uncharacterized protein codes for MYASVAFTPHQAVEDHHRFRTFQAPVSQQTLLVPDPRPGVFTITVNPLYSLPDPLTSLPVPATRARPQIVEMDLGEESQQPPSCSAVLVSCVKHMFQSFFTQR; via the exons ATGTATGCCTCTGTTGCGTTTACCCCTCATCAAG CTGTGGAAGACCACCACAGGTTTAGGACCTTCCAGGCCCCTGTCTCCCAACAGACTCTCCTAGTCCCTGATCCT CGCCCCGGTGTCTTCACGATCACCGTCAACCCCCTCTACTCCCTGCCCGACCCCCTGACCTCCCTCCCCGTCCCTGCCACCAGAGCCCGTCCTCAAATTGTGGAGATGGATCTTGGTGAAGAATCCCAGCAGCCCCCGTCGTGCTCGGCTGTCCTTGTGTCCTGTGTGAAACACATGTTCCAGAGTTTCTTCACACAGAGATAG